A DNA window from Candidatus Firestonebacteria bacterium RIFOXYD2_FULL_39_29 contains the following coding sequences:
- a CDS encoding 30S ribosomal protein S12 — protein sequence MFTFTQLIKGQRIKVQKKSKSMQMSSCPQKRGVCLRVYTTTPKKPNSALRKVAKVRLVNGYEIIAYIPGIGHNLDEHSIVLVRGGRVKDLPGVRYHIVRGALDASGVENRKQGRSKYGVKAGKSEAPKAAAAPAPAAPAAK from the coding sequence TTGTTTACGTTTACTCAGTTAATAAAAGGTCAGAGAATTAAGGTTCAGAAAAAATCAAAGTCAATGCAGATGTCTTCGTGTCCCCAGAAGAGAGGAGTATGTCTTCGGGTTTATACAACGACTCCGAAAAAGCCTAATTCAGCGCTCCGTAAAGTTGCAAAGGTAAGGCTTGTTAACGGTTATGAGATTATTGCTTATATTCCGGGTATTGGTCACAATCTTGATGAACACTCAATTGTCCTTGTTCGGGGTGGTAGAGTTAAAGATCTCCCCGGTGTCAGATATCACATTGTTAGAGGTGCTCTTGATGCTTCTGGAGTTGAAAACAGAAAGCAGGGAAGATCTAAATATGGGGTAAAAGCCGGAAAAAGTGAAGCGCCGAAAGCGGCAGCAGCACCTGCACCAGCAGCGCCCGCGGCTAAATAG
- a CDS encoding 30S ribosomal protein S7: protein MPRKKLVGKRETGPDPKFNEVLVQKLINSIMKKGKKSIAETIVYTSIEEVGKKANVSGVTVFKQAMENIKPMLEVKPRRVGGATYQVPVEVAPVRRIALGIKWLVDAARGRSEKTMIDRLVNEITDASKNTGAACKKREDVHKMAEANKAFVHFRW from the coding sequence ATGCCAAGAAAAAAACTAGTAGGTAAAAGAGAAACAGGACCGGATCCAAAGTTCAATGAAGTCCTTGTGCAAAAATTGATAAACAGTATAATGAAAAAGGGCAAAAAGAGTATAGCTGAGACCATAGTATACACTTCGATTGAAGAAGTTGGAAAGAAGGCAAATGTTAGTGGCGTGACAGTCTTTAAACAGGCCATGGAAAACATTAAACCGATGCTTGAAGTAAAACCACGAAGGGTTGGCGGCGCTACGTATCAGGTTCCTGTTGAGGTTGCTCCTGTCAGAAGAATTGCTTTAGGTATAAAGTGGTTGGTGGATGCAGCAAGGGGAAGATCAGAGAAAACGATGATTGACAGATTAGTTAATGAAATAACTGATGCTTCTAAAAATACAGGGGCTGCTTGCAAAAAAAGAGAAGATGTTCATAAAATGGCAGAAGCTAACAAGGCGTTTGTCCATTTTAGATGGTAA